A window from Vespa velutina chromosome 13, iVesVel2.1, whole genome shotgun sequence encodes these proteins:
- the LOC124953668 gene encoding uncharacterized protein LOC124953668 isoform X1 has protein sequence MTFLRRQETSRISSREKGSVYRKGGGSRTSSKRFTNGSTISFVRCNPLVGSSGESIAPTWFPGILRGTRNGQAACMIIEEYPPLPIKPRQNPHQDITQRFLNHLVLPKHRTSKFSSNRHRKLQPFRET, from the exons ATGACTTTTCTTCGACGACAAG aAACATCCAGGATATCATCCAGAGAGAAAGGATCGGTGTACAGGAAAGGCGGCGGTAGTAGGACATCGTCCAAACGGTTTACAAACGGCAGCACCATCTCGTTCGTTCGGTGCAATCCTTTGGTAGGATCAAGCGGTGAATCGATCGCACCAACCTGGTTCCCAGGAATTCTTAGAGGCACGAGAAACGGACAGGCAGCGTGTATGATCATTGAAGAATATCCCCCTCTGCCCATCAAACCGAGGCAAAATCCGCATCAAGATATCACCCAACGATTTTTAAATCATCTGGTCCTGCCTAAACACAGGACCTCAAAATTTTCCAG TAATAGGCATCGGAAGCTACAACCGTTCAGAGAAACGTGA
- the LOC124953668 gene encoding uncharacterized protein LOC124953668 isoform X2, whose amino-acid sequence MRLYRAETSRISSREKGSVYRKGGGSRTSSKRFTNGSTISFVRCNPLVGSSGESIAPTWFPGILRGTRNGQAACMIIEEYPPLPIKPRQNPHQDITQRFLNHLVLPKHRTSKFSSNRHRKLQPFRET is encoded by the exons ATGCGTCTATACCGAGCAG aAACATCCAGGATATCATCCAGAGAGAAAGGATCGGTGTACAGGAAAGGCGGCGGTAGTAGGACATCGTCCAAACGGTTTACAAACGGCAGCACCATCTCGTTCGTTCGGTGCAATCCTTTGGTAGGATCAAGCGGTGAATCGATCGCACCAACCTGGTTCCCAGGAATTCTTAGAGGCACGAGAAACGGACAGGCAGCGTGTATGATCATTGAAGAATATCCCCCTCTGCCCATCAAACCGAGGCAAAATCCGCATCAAGATATCACCCAACGATTTTTAAATCATCTGGTCCTGCCTAAACACAGGACCTCAAAATTTTCCAG TAATAGGCATCGGAAGCTACAACCGTTCAGAGAAACGTGA